One genomic region from uncultured Tateyamaria sp. encodes:
- a CDS encoding potassium transporter TrkG, with protein MTRGDAADLARRGQAAASVRARPAFVGRAVLNQTPVLAVLVGAPGVAALIEGERPLAAALLAPTVILAALGVWSRQFKTDADLRRIEAVATLALIFVLSTVLAVPGFMVLGLAPHDALFEAASGITTTGLSVARDAESWPVSAHFLRAWMQWCGGVAIAVAGVALLMDSGRAAQVLGKQSVAGTDYHASTRAKARLVLMGYSAITATGVVLSIPLFPGWWEGPMVALAAVSTGGFTPRDSSLADYSRPAQILTLALCVATSLSLLFYAVAVKLGPRAALRRGTVRTTLAILLVGSVAYVLGHGVLHGWEREALISGLLNQLSAQTTAGFSTAPLMPFSPLMLLLIVLMALGGDVGSTTGGIKTARASMLWRMVALVFLRLRLPERALSHLKIGDKRADAEAILFAAALLALYLASALIFWAALYAAGHPALPALFDAVSALSGVGLSAGVIGPDLGPGLKLLATFAMLLGRLEFFVLIALFLPSTWFSMR; from the coding sequence ATGACGCGTGGCGATGCCGCCGATCTCGCGCGCCGGGGACAGGCGGCAGCGTCCGTGCGGGCACGTCCGGCATTCGTGGGCCGCGCCGTGCTGAACCAGACGCCGGTGCTGGCCGTGTTGGTCGGCGCGCCAGGTGTGGCCGCCCTGATCGAAGGCGAACGGCCGTTGGCCGCCGCGCTGCTGGCGCCGACCGTCATTCTGGCAGCACTTGGCGTCTGGTCACGGCAGTTCAAGACCGATGCGGACCTGCGCCGGATCGAGGCCGTCGCCACGCTGGCCCTGATCTTTGTCCTGTCGACGGTGCTGGCCGTTCCCGGCTTCATGGTGCTGGGCCTCGCCCCGCATGACGCGCTGTTCGAAGCGGCCTCCGGCATCACGACCACGGGTCTGTCCGTGGCCCGGGATGCAGAAAGCTGGCCGGTGTCGGCCCATTTCCTGCGCGCCTGGATGCAGTGGTGCGGCGGGGTTGCCATTGCGGTGGCCGGTGTTGCGCTGCTGATGGACAGCGGGCGTGCGGCGCAGGTGCTGGGCAAGCAATCGGTGGCGGGCACCGATTATCACGCCTCGACCCGGGCCAAGGCGCGTCTGGTGCTGATGGGCTATTCCGCCATCACCGCTACTGGTGTCGTCCTCTCGATCCCCCTGTTTCCCGGATGGTGGGAGGGGCCGATGGTCGCGCTTGCCGCCGTATCCACGGGCGGGTTCACGCCCCGCGACAGCAGTCTTGCCGACTATTCCCGACCCGCCCAGATCCTGACGCTGGCCCTATGTGTCGCCACGTCGCTGTCGCTGTTGTTCTATGCGGTCGCGGTCAAGCTGGGCCCGCGGGCCGCCCTGCGCCGGGGCACGGTCCGCACCACGCTCGCGATCCTTCTGGTGGGCAGCGTGGCCTATGTGCTGGGTCACGGCGTCCTGCACGGCTGGGAACGCGAGGCGCTGATCTCCGGTCTGCTCAATCAACTCAGCGCACAGACAACAGCGGGGTTCTCGACCGCGCCGCTGATGCCGTTCAGCCCCCTGATGCTTTTGCTGATCGTGCTGATGGCCCTTGGGGGCGATGTCGGGTCCACCACCGGGGGCATCAAGACCGCGCGCGCCAGCATGCTTTGGCGTATGGTGGCACTGGTCTTTCTGCGCCTGCGCCTGCCGGAACGGGCGCTGTCGCATCTCAAGATCGGGGACAAGCGCGCCGATGCCGAGGCCATCCTGTTCGCCGCCGCATTGCTGGCGCTCTATCTGGCCAGCGCCCTGATCTTCTGGGCCGCTCTGTACGCTGCGGGCCACCCTGCCCTGCCTGCGTTGTTCGACGCGGTATCGGCCCTGTCGGGCGTGGGGCTGTCGGCGGGGGTGATCGGGCCCGATCTGGGCCCCGGCCTGAAGCTGCTGGCCACATTCGCGATGCTCTTGGGGCGGCTCGAATTTTTCGTGCTGATCGCGCTCTTTCTCCCCTCGACCTGGTTTTCAATGAGGTAA
- a CDS encoding TrkA family potassium uptake protein: MHITVLGASRFGVALVRQLVDADHEVILIDIDRSRLDDLADGLDCAMVCGDGTLPSTLRDAYGDGSDALVALTNQDDVNILAAIVGRSVGYERVIPQIVRAELMSVAEELSLDDVVTPHESLAASILSNLTDHSEMDTDMALHRDLRIANHAVPGALHGCAIKDLDLPENARPVAHAGKDKEVFADPDVTLSEGDHVLFVVSCDDAEALTKVFAKDQA, encoded by the coding sequence ATGCACATCACCGTTCTGGGGGCGTCGCGCTTTGGCGTGGCGCTGGTGCGTCAACTGGTGGATGCGGATCACGAAGTCATCCTGATCGACATTGATCGGTCCCGGCTTGATGATCTGGCCGACGGGCTGGATTGCGCCATGGTCTGCGGCGATGGCACGCTGCCATCCACGCTGCGGGATGCCTATGGCGACGGGTCGGATGCCCTGGTTGCCCTGACAAACCAGGACGACGTCAACATCCTGGCGGCCATCGTCGGGCGCTCTGTCGGGTATGAGCGGGTCATCCCGCAGATCGTGCGCGCCGAACTGATGTCGGTGGCCGAGGAACTGTCGCTGGACGATGTGGTGACACCGCATGAAAGCCTTGCCGCGTCGATCCTGTCAAACCTGACCGACCACAGCGAGATGGACACGGACATGGCCCTGCACCGCGACCTGCGGATCGCGAACCACGCGGTGCCCGGCGCGCTGCATGGCTGCGCGATCAAGGATCTCGATCTGCCGGAAAACGCGCGGCCCGTGGCCCATGCAGGCAAGGACAAGGAAGTGTTTGCCGATCCCGACGTGACCCTGTCGGAAGGCGATCACGTGCTTTTTGTCGTGTCGTGCGACGACGCCGAGGCGCTGACCAAGGTGTTTGCGAAGGATCAGGCGTGA
- a CDS encoding SDR family oxidoreductase, translating into MTDRVAVVAGGTAGVGRATVAALIDKGYRVGILARGQSRLDQLETEYGDKVVCRTCDVSDAEAVGSAGAEIEERLGPVSVWVNAAMQTSFSPFPGMGPDEFQRIVDTTLIGAVNGTRTALALMERRNSGRIVNVGSGLSYRSVPYQSAYCASKHGINGFTSAIRSELIREGSHITVSLVQLPALNTPQFDWALNRLPKKPQPAPPIFQPEVAARAILRAVREGRREYFVGGSVLQLVFGNMVLPDWLDHKLADSGAEMQKSDSNEPGGRPNNIEGPVSGVEATARGRFSDRASNSALIIDADRARLIALGVPLLLVLCLGLLIG; encoded by the coding sequence ATGACAGATCGCGTCGCCGTCGTCGCAGGAGGCACAGCAGGAGTGGGCCGTGCCACGGTCGCCGCCCTGATCGACAAGGGGTATCGCGTGGGCATCCTGGCCCGTGGCCAGTCACGTCTGGACCAGTTGGAGACCGAATATGGCGACAAGGTCGTCTGCCGGACATGCGATGTGTCGGATGCCGAGGCCGTCGGTAGCGCAGGTGCCGAGATCGAAGAGCGGCTTGGCCCGGTTTCGGTCTGGGTCAACGCGGCGATGCAAACCAGCTTTTCGCCCTTTCCCGGCATGGGCCCGGACGAATTCCAGCGCATTGTCGACACCACGCTGATCGGTGCGGTGAACGGGACGCGCACCGCGCTGGCGCTGATGGAACGGCGCAACAGCGGGCGGATCGTCAATGTGGGGTCGGGCCTGTCCTACCGGTCGGTGCCCTATCAATCCGCCTATTGCGCGTCCAAGCATGGCATCAACGGCTTTACATCTGCCATCCGGTCCGAGCTGATCCGCGAAGGGTCACACATCACCGTGTCGCTGGTGCAGCTGCCCGCGCTCAACACCCCGCAATTCGACTGGGCGCTGAACCGCCTGCCCAAGAAACCGCAACCCGCGCCGCCCATCTTCCAGCCAGAGGTGGCGGCCCGCGCCATCCTGCGCGCGGTACGCGAAGGGCGGCGCGAATACTTTGTCGGCGGTTCGGTGCTGCAACTGGTGTTCGGCAACATGGTGCTGCCCGACTGGCTGGATCACAAGCTGGCCGACAGCGGTGCCGAAATGCAGAAGTCCGACAGCAATGAACCCGGCGGCCGCCCCAACAACATCGAGGGGCCGGTCTCCGGCGTCGAGGCGACGGCCCGTGGCCGGTTTTCGGACCGCGCAAGCAACAGCGCCCTGATCATCGACGCGGATCGCGCCCGGCTGATCGCGCTTGGCGTGCCATTGCTGCTGGTGCTGTGCCTGGGCCTTCTGATCGGTTAG
- a CDS encoding LuxR C-terminal-related transcriptional regulator has product MIDLNAATDRIFAARSIPMLRRTLFRLLRGLRFRRIAYIHAALGRNDYHFMDQVGFPRDFVVSYAGARNDPESHINDPFPVASRQCAFPVRWAAFTQSADLSYRHAAFVDTLRARGIGDGLSVHVAGPSGRDGYFALGYGRYGIDASAREMAHVQLICQAAHNMLCYLSPDGNRVIRVALSQREIEVLHWIAHGKSNSVIAEILGVSRHTVNTLCRRSFEKLGVSDRVSAVIIALRLGAIPSLSTGPVAQVSLT; this is encoded by the coding sequence ATGATTGACCTGAATGCAGCCACAGACCGCATCTTTGCCGCGCGCAGCATCCCGATGCTGCGGCGCACCCTGTTCAGGCTGTTGCGCGGGCTCCGGTTCCGCCGGATCGCGTATATCCACGCGGCCCTTGGCCGAAACGACTATCATTTCATGGACCAGGTCGGCTTTCCGCGCGACTTCGTGGTGTCCTATGCCGGGGCGCGGAACGATCCCGAAAGTCACATCAACGATCCCTTTCCGGTCGCGTCGCGGCAATGCGCATTTCCGGTGCGCTGGGCGGCATTCACGCAGTCCGCCGATCTGTCCTATCGGCATGCCGCGTTTGTCGACACGCTGCGCGCCCGGGGGATCGGAGACGGCCTGAGCGTGCACGTGGCGGGCCCCAGCGGGCGCGACGGCTATTTCGCACTTGGCTACGGGCGCTATGGCATCGACGCATCCGCGCGCGAGATGGCGCATGTGCAATTGATCTGCCAGGCCGCGCACAACATGCTGTGTTACCTCAGCCCCGATGGAAACAGGGTGATCCGGGTCGCGCTCAGCCAGCGGGAGATTGAGGTGCTGCACTGGATCGCGCATGGCAAGTCCAACAGCGTCATCGCGGAAATCCTTGGCGTGTCCCGCCATACGGTCAACACGCTGTGCCGCCGCAGCTTTGAGAAGTTGGGCGTAAGCGACCGGGTGTCCGCCGTCATCATCGCGCTGCGTCTGGGCGCGATCCCCAGCCTGTCGACAGGCCCCGTCGCGCAGGTGTCACTTACCTGA
- a CDS encoding SDR family oxidoreductase: protein MADQKKIPAQAQESMPAHEHKMEPAPDWTPRHAGVGKLWGKCAIITGGDSGIGRAVAVLFAREGARVGIIYLNEDQDAEETCRIIEEDEGGTAFAHKADIGDRDDAFAAMDALREKLGGIDILINNAAQQFMETDLRDITEEHLRRTFDSNVMGYFFCTQAALDHIPEGGAIVNTASVNAFAGMASLVDYSSTRGAITAFSRSLAQQLVGKGIRVNCVAPGPIWTPFIPGTMPAEMVEDFGSEVPMGRPGQPWEVATSYLFLASDDGSYFSGQTLHPNGGMIVGS, encoded by the coding sequence ATGGCCGACCAGAAAAAGATCCCCGCGCAAGCGCAGGAGTCAATGCCCGCGCACGAACACAAGATGGAGCCTGCCCCCGACTGGACGCCACGCCATGCCGGTGTCGGCAAGCTGTGGGGCAAATGCGCCATCATCACCGGCGGTGACAGCGGCATCGGCCGCGCCGTGGCCGTCCTCTTTGCCCGCGAAGGCGCGCGCGTCGGCATCATCTACCTGAACGAGGATCAAGACGCCGAGGAAACCTGCCGCATCATCGAAGAGGATGAGGGCGGCACCGCCTTTGCCCACAAGGCCGATATCGGCGACCGTGACGATGCCTTTGCCGCCATGGACGCGCTGCGTGAAAAGCTGGGCGGGATCGACATCCTGATCAACAACGCCGCGCAGCAATTCATGGAAACCGACCTGCGCGACATCACCGAAGAGCATCTGCGCCGCACCTTCGACAGCAATGTCATGGGCTATTTCTTTTGCACGCAGGCCGCGCTTGACCACATCCCCGAAGGCGGCGCGATCGTGAACACGGCCAGCGTAAACGCCTTTGCCGGGATGGCATCGCTGGTGGATTATTCGTCGACACGCGGCGCGATCACCGCCTTTTCGCGGTCATTGGCGCAGCAATTGGTGGGCAAGGGCATTCGCGTCAATTGCGTCGCCCCCGGCCCGATCTGGACGCCCTTCATTCCCGGCACGATGCCCGCCGAGATGGTCGAGGATTTCGGCAGCGAGGTGCCCATGGGCCGCCCCGGCCAGCCGTGGGAGGTCGCGACATCCTACCTGTTCCTTGCCAGTGACGACGGCAGCTATTTCTCGGGCCAGACGCTGCATCCCAACGGTGGCATGATCGTTGGCAGCTAA
- a CDS encoding SDR family oxidoreductase — MDYGLNGKTALITGGASGIGRATAQALIEEGAHVILVDLKGDAVSDAAAKLGDAASALQADLTDARQVEGLAASVEERFNMPDILVCAAGVTGAKGHPLEMKDSDWHHAWDTDFMSVVRTMRAFVPPMERKGWGRAVIVSSENAVQPYADEAVYNVAKAGLLNFAKGLSRVTARNGVLVNTVSPAFIETPMTDGMMDKRAEQDGVSRDEAVRSFLDEERPYLELKRRGKPEEVAAAIAFLCSDKASFVVGANYRVDGGSVATMAI, encoded by the coding sequence ATGGACTATGGATTGAACGGCAAGACGGCCCTGATAACGGGCGGCGCATCCGGCATCGGGCGCGCGACCGCACAGGCCCTGATTGAAGAAGGTGCGCATGTCATCCTTGTCGACCTGAAGGGCGACGCGGTGTCGGATGCCGCCGCAAAACTGGGCGATGCCGCATCGGCGCTGCAAGCGGACCTGACCGATGCACGGCAGGTCGAGGGGCTGGCCGCCTCGGTCGAGGAACGGTTCAACATGCCCGACATCCTGGTCTGCGCCGCAGGCGTGACGGGGGCCAAGGGGCACCCGCTGGAAATGAAGGACAGCGACTGGCACCACGCCTGGGACACCGATTTCATGTCCGTCGTGCGCACCATGCGCGCCTTTGTCCCTCCGATGGAACGCAAGGGCTGGGGCCGCGCCGTCATCGTCTCAAGCGAGAACGCGGTGCAACCCTATGCGGACGAGGCGGTGTATAACGTCGCCAAGGCCGGTCTGCTGAACTTCGCCAAGGGGCTCAGCCGGGTGACGGCCAGGAACGGCGTGCTGGTCAACACGGTGTCGCCCGCGTTCATCGAAACACCGATGACCGATGGCATGATGGACAAACGCGCCGAACAGGACGGCGTCAGCCGCGACGAGGCGGTGCGCAGTTTCCTGGACGAAGAGCGCCCGTATCTGGAACTCAAGCGGCGCGGCAAGCCCGAGGAAGTGGCCGCAGCCATCGCCTTCCTGTGCTCGGACAAGGCCAGCTTTGTCGTAGGGGCCAATTACCGCGTCGACGGTGGATCGGTCGCGACGATGGCGATCTGA
- a CDS encoding DUF998 domain-containing protein, which translates to MAHERNHDALNELRPELLVFCGAVGALGNIAPLAAMLMAIAFAEHDFMADTISDLGRGPHKWIMDTGFYLGATGMLALSIGTAHYHIGRFWWSMGVFMLALLALVITLLGLWDDLTTQGDNWTVHVWLTFLLGPLYLAGPLAMAGAIARVSTALRGAFIASAFLWIVFATGFKLAPDSYDGALEKIAVAATLIWTLPLAWILWRQGRKSLS; encoded by the coding sequence ATGGCCCACGAACGCAACCACGATGCCCTGAACGAATTGCGACCCGAACTGCTGGTGTTTTGCGGCGCGGTCGGGGCGCTTGGCAACATCGCGCCCCTTGCCGCCATGCTGATGGCCATCGCGTTCGCCGAACATGATTTCATGGCCGACACGATCAGCGACCTGGGGCGCGGGCCGCACAAGTGGATTATGGACACCGGGTTCTACCTGGGCGCGACCGGCATGCTGGCGCTGTCCATCGGCACGGCGCATTACCACATCGGCCGGTTCTGGTGGTCCATGGGGGTGTTCATGCTGGCGCTCTTGGCCCTCGTGATCACGCTGCTGGGCCTATGGGACGATTTGACGACACAGGGCGACAACTGGACCGTGCATGTCTGGCTGACCTTCCTGCTGGGCCCGCTCTACCTTGCCGGGCCGCTGGCCATGGCCGGGGCGATTGCGCGGGTCAGCACGGCGTTGCGCGGGGCGTTCATCGCATCCGCGTTTTTGTGGATCGTCTTTGCCACGGGCTTCAAGCTGGCGCCCGACAGCTATGACGGGGCGCTGGAAAAGATCGCGGTCGCCGCGACCTTGATCTGGACCCTGCCGCTGGCGTGGATCCTGTGGCGGCAAGGACGCAAAAGCCTGTCCTGA
- a CDS encoding formate/nitrite transporter family protein, whose protein sequence is MHSSERPLSGPPSKHTNSDEDEASVQTATRLSARLIYEVIRRDGEEELERPTSSLVWSGMAAGIVISFSVWGEAVLRTYLPDTPHAFLVENLGYSLGFLIVILGRMQLFTENTITTVLPVMHRQSWSCLVAMLRLWTLVLLANVVGAFVAGFFLSLPDVVSDAVQASLLELSSHAVGMGAWQGFVRGIPAGVLVASIVWMMPSSQSGGFFIILGFTWMIAAGDLTHIIAGSVEMAYLVWQGQLGAYAAIVDFFLPVLAGNIVGGTAIFTMLAWGQVKNEVAHGTGTSGSG, encoded by the coding sequence ATGCACAGTTCCGAACGGCCCCTATCCGGCCCCCCGTCGAAACACACCAATTCGGACGAAGACGAGGCGTCGGTCCAGACGGCCACGCGCCTGTCCGCGCGCCTGATCTACGAGGTCATCCGCCGCGATGGCGAGGAAGAGCTGGAGCGCCCGACATCGTCCCTTGTCTGGTCCGGCATGGCCGCCGGGATCGTCATCAGTTTCTCGGTCTGGGGCGAGGCGGTGCTGCGCACGTATCTGCCCGACACGCCGCACGCCTTTCTGGTTGAGAACCTTGGCTATTCGCTGGGCTTTCTGATCGTGATCCTGGGGCGGATGCAGTTGTTTACCGAAAACACGATCACGACCGTCCTGCCGGTGATGCACCGGCAATCGTGGTCCTGCCTGGTGGCGATGCTGCGCCTTTGGACCCTGGTTCTTCTGGCCAATGTCGTGGGCGCCTTTGTCGCCGGGTTCTTTCTGTCACTGCCGGATGTGGTGTCGGACGCCGTGCAGGCGTCCTTGCTGGAATTGTCGTCGCATGCGGTGGGCATGGGCGCATGGCAGGGGTTTGTGCGCGGTATCCCGGCCGGTGTCCTGGTCGCCTCCATCGTGTGGATGATGCCGTCGTCGCAAAGCGGGGGCTTCTTCATCATCCTGGGCTTTACATGGATGATCGCAGCCGGTGACCTGACCCACATCATCGCGGGGTCCGTCGAAATGGCATATCTGGTCTGGCAGGGACAGTTGGGTGCCTACGCCGCCATTGTCGATTTTTTCCTGCCCGTTCTGGCAGGCAACATCGTGGGCGGCACGGCCATTTTCACAATGCTGGCGTGGGGCCAGGTGAAAAATGAGGTCGCACACGGAACCGGCACGTCAGGATCGGGTTGA
- a CDS encoding alpha-amylase family glycosyl hydrolase, giving the protein MAAKARPLRGNWPANPVIYQIYPRSFQDSTGTGEGDLPGITRRLDHVARLGVDGIWLSPFFTSPMCDGGYDVANHVEVDPRFGTMADFDALVSRAHDLGLLVMIDQVFNHTSDQHPWFKASLERAPEFEDFYVWADARADGSPPSNWIAYFGHPAWQWHAQRGQYCLHQFLPCQPGLNHRNDAVRAALQETTSFWRARGVDGFRFDAITSVFFDPDFPDNPPADDAARALIPGPRNNPFTMQRHDHDMLPKECAAFTRDIREWCGSDTYLLGEINQGPGSIEVLTKFTGPDRLDAGYTIDLPERGLSGTIIKDVLDRLGAPGPMAWWLSSHDQPRQVTRAGDGSARDARMMIAILCALPGAVLLYQGEELGMTQPDLPREVLTDPFDLAYWPDPPGRDGARTPMVWDDTTDQGGFSTASDTWLPVIHPPGGGAARQWADPGSVLRFYETVIAQRRALGLADGEIAVQVADDTLFVARITTPDATVLLYANTGDAPRAVDLPPDGHRMLSSAEQTDQGQIAPRSTIWAVI; this is encoded by the coding sequence TTGGCAGCTAAGGCACGTCCGCTGCGCGGCAACTGGCCCGCCAATCCCGTCATCTACCAGATCTACCCCCGCTCGTTTCAGGACAGTACCGGAACGGGCGAGGGGGACTTGCCGGGTATCACACGGCGGCTGGACCATGTGGCACGGCTGGGCGTGGATGGCATTTGGCTGTCGCCCTTCTTCACCTCGCCCATGTGCGACGGTGGCTATGACGTGGCCAACCATGTCGAGGTCGATCCCCGCTTTGGCACGATGGCGGATTTTGACGCGTTGGTCAGCCGGGCGCATGATCTGGGCCTTTTGGTGATGATTGATCAGGTGTTCAACCACACCTCTGACCAGCATCCGTGGTTCAAGGCGTCACTGGAACGCGCCCCGGAGTTCGAGGATTTCTATGTCTGGGCCGATGCGCGCGCGGATGGCAGCCCGCCGTCGAACTGGATTGCCTATTTCGGGCACCCTGCATGGCAATGGCACGCGCAGCGCGGGCAGTATTGCCTGCACCAGTTCCTGCCGTGCCAACCGGGTCTGAACCATCGCAACGATGCCGTGCGCGCGGCGTTGCAGGAAACGACATCGTTCTGGCGCGCGCGGGGGGTCGACGGCTTCCGCTTTGACGCGATCACCAGCGTTTTCTTCGACCCCGATTTCCCCGACAACCCGCCCGCGGATGACGCGGCGCGCGCGCTTATTCCCGGCCCCAGGAACAACCCGTTTACCATGCAGCGACACGACCATGACATGCTGCCCAAGGAGTGCGCGGCTTTTACCCGCGACATCCGCGAATGGTGCGGGTCCGACACGTATTTATTGGGAGAGATCAATCAGGGCCCCGGATCGATTGAGGTGCTGACGAAGTTCACCGGCCCGGACCGTCTGGATGCCGGATACACCATTGACCTGCCGGAGCGGGGCCTGTCGGGCACGATCATCAAGGATGTGCTGGACCGCCTTGGCGCACCCGGCCCAATGGCGTGGTGGTTGTCATCGCATGACCAGCCGCGACAGGTCACACGCGCCGGGGACGGCAGCGCCCGTGACGCGCGGATGATGATTGCCATTCTCTGCGCGCTGCCTGGTGCTGTGCTGCTTTATCAGGGCGAGGAGTTGGGCATGACCCAGCCCGATCTGCCGCGCGAGGTGCTGACTGACCCGTTCGACCTGGCCTATTGGCCCGATCCGCCGGGACGCGACGGGGCCCGCACCCCCATGGTGTGGGATGATACGACCGATCAAGGGGGCTTTAGCACCGCGTCCGATACGTGGCTGCCGGTGATCCATCCGCCCGGCGGCGGTGCCGCGCGCCAATGGGCAGACCCCGGATCGGTCCTGCGCTTTTATGAAACCGTCATTGCGCAGCGCCGCGCACTGGGCCTTGCCGATGGCGAGATCGCGGTGCAGGTGGCCGACGACACGCTGTTTGTGGCGCGGATCACCACCCCGGACGCGACTGTCTTGCTGTATGCAAATACAGGCGACGCGCCGCGTGCAGTCGATCTGCCCCCCGACGGGCACAGGATGCTGAGCAGTGCGGAACAGACCGATCAGGGACAGATCGCGCCGCGCAGCACGATCTGGGCGGTGATCTAA
- a CDS encoding sodium:solute symporter has translation MAQPATREPDTLENQIDADLAVLDYIVIAGYLGIVVAIGVWVARQTKTGEDLFLAGRSLGWAAIGFSLFASNISTSTLVGLTGSAYSGGLAVSAYEWMAGIPLLLMAFVFAPVFLKSRISTTPEYLEKRYSRRVRLYFSGLTIVFTVIVDTAGGLYAGAVVMRVFFPGVDIWMFCVGIGIFAGIYTALGGLKAVVYTDILQAVVLLLGTALTAFLMFQSVDFSWATVQDQVPDGNLSIVQPIDDDTLPWPGLFTGVWLLGFWYWVTNQYIVQRVLGAKDLSRAQWGAILGGVLKILPTFFIILPGVMAVVTLPDISAPDQVFPIIITEVLPAGLTGLVLAGLIAAIMSSVDSTLNSSSTLLVNDFLTKEGREPEPEQQKKWGTWATLGFMVIAIIWAPFIQYFGGLWDYIQQAFSVLVPPLVVCFTLGALWSRGTASAAFWTLIAGHLLGLCVFIANQFGIWPLHFTINVTIMTLVSGAIFVGLSLMGDRDDVDEDALWSRAAAFDTDAANAPFLKNVKTHAWILGALMIGTLILFW, from the coding sequence GTGGCACAGCCTGCCACACGGGAACCAGACACCTTGGAAAACCAGATCGACGCCGACCTAGCCGTTCTCGATTACATCGTCATCGCGGGGTACCTGGGCATCGTTGTGGCCATCGGCGTCTGGGTCGCGCGCCAGACCAAGACGGGCGAGGACCTGTTTCTGGCGGGCCGGTCGCTGGGCTGGGCCGCCATCGGTTTCTCGCTCTTTGCCTCGAACATCTCGACTTCGACGCTTGTGGGCCTCACCGGCAGCGCCTATTCCGGCGGGCTGGCGGTGTCGGCCTATGAATGGATGGCGGGCATCCCGCTTTTGCTGATGGCGTTCGTCTTTGCGCCCGTGTTCCTGAAATCCCGCATCTCGACCACGCCGGAATACCTGGAAAAACGGTACTCGCGCCGGGTACGCCTGTATTTTTCCGGCCTGACCATCGTCTTTACCGTCATCGTGGACACCGCCGGGGGGCTTTATGCCGGGGCGGTCGTGATGCGCGTGTTCTTTCCGGGTGTCGACATCTGGATGTTCTGTGTCGGCATCGGCATCTTTGCAGGTATCTATACCGCGCTTGGCGGTCTCAAGGCCGTGGTCTACACCGACATCCTGCAAGCCGTCGTGCTGCTTCTGGGCACGGCGTTGACGGCATTCCTGATGTTCCAGTCCGTCGACTTTTCATGGGCCACCGTGCAGGATCAGGTGCCCGACGGCAATCTGAGCATCGTGCAGCCCATCGACGACGACACGCTGCCGTGGCCCGGCCTCTTTACCGGCGTCTGGCTGCTGGGCTTCTGGTACTGGGTCACGAACCAGTACATCGTGCAGCGCGTGCTGGGCGCCAAGGATCTGAGCCGCGCGCAATGGGGCGCCATCCTTGGCGGTGTTCTCAAGATCCTGCCGACGTTCTTCATCATCCTGCCGGGTGTGATGGCCGTCGTCACCCTGCCGGACATCTCGGCACCCGATCAGGTCTTTCCCATCATCATCACCGAGGTGCTGCCCGCAGGCCTGACCGGCCTTGTCCTGGCCGGGCTGATCGCGGCCATCATGTCGTCGGTGGACAGCACGCTCAATTCGTCCTCGACCCTGCTGGTCAATGATTTCCTGACCAAGGAAGGGCGTGAACCCGAGCCGGAACAACAGAAAAAATGGGGCACGTGGGCGACACTGGGCTTTATGGTCATCGCCATCATCTGGGCCCCGTTCATCCAGTATTTCGGCGGGCTTTGGGATTATATCCAACAGGCGTTTTCCGTGCTGGTGCCGCCCCTCGTCGTCTGTTTCACTTTGGGCGCGCTGTGGTCGCGTGGCACGGCCAGTGCCGCATTCTGGACCCTGATCGCGGGACACCTGTTGGGCCTGTGCGTCTTTATCGCCAACCAGTTCGGGATCTGGCCGCTGCATTTCACCATCAACGTCACGATCATGACGCTCGTGTCCGGGGCCATCTTTGTCGGTCTCAGCCTGATGGGCGACCGGGACGACGTGGACGAGGACGCGCTGTGGTCCCGCGCGGCGGCCTTTGACACCGATGCGGCAAATGCACCGTTCCTGAAGAATGTCAAAACCCATGCCTGGATCCTTGGCGCGCTGATGATCGGCACTCTGATCCTGTTCTGGTGA